The Coffea eugenioides isolate CCC68of chromosome 8, Ceug_1.0, whole genome shotgun sequence genome has a segment encoding these proteins:
- the LOC113779075 gene encoding uncharacterized protein LOC113779075: MADFLFLSDSDNEKAVDELLSETMDEAILEQISAINCSGFTDSNLPAHLETRFQKLKSFPSANSKPNKYSPHCHSASASVFKNSKNDEDSVEEKDFKENINSGFGSIPSKSLSFSNKDEIFQDSKKNPDWRKGLKAKSETEFLSATSDSFDFSAENEFFPSSKKIPSGKNRKELKSPSGSSPLPSDSSSEALSPPQKSGCLWCSPRKSSCKKNKENRVLNVSLDWGKNDEVLTDLNTFSGKNQQKLLKKAMKEEEEISKEAEKIVKWAKQASARMEISCIEDDLSDNESFQ; the protein is encoded by the coding sequence ATGGCTGATTTCTTATTCCTTTCTGATAGTGATAATGAGAAAGCGGTGGATGAGTTACTCTCTGAAACAATGGATGAAGCCATTCTTGAACAGATTTCAGCCATAAATTGCTCTGGATTCACTGATTCAAACCTTCCTGCTCACTTGGAAACCCGGTTTCAAAAGCTCAAATCTTTCCCATCGGCAAATTCAAAGCCTAATAAGTATTCACCTCACTGCCACTCTGCTTCCGCGTCAGTCTTCAAGAACTCAAAAAATGATGAAGATTCAGTTGAGGAAAAGGATTTCAAGGAGAATATAaattcagggtttggttcaatCCCATCAAAATCATTGAGTTTTTCTAACAAAGATGAGATTTTTCAGGATTCTAAGAAAAACCCTGACTGGAGAAAGGGTTTAAAGGCAAAGTCAGAAACCGAATTTTTATCAGCTACTTCGGATTCATTTGATTTTTCTgctgaaaatgagttttttccCTCTTCCAAGAAAATCCCGTCTGGGAAAAATAGGAAGGAATTGAAATCTCCTTCAGGGTCTTCTCCACTGCCCTCTGATTCTTCAAGTGAGGCATTGTCTCCGCCTCAGAAAAGTGGCTGTTTGTGGTGTTCTCCCAGGAAGTCTTCCTGCAAAAAGAATAAGGAGAACAGGGTTTTAAATGTAAGCCTTGATTGGGGGAAGAATGATGAGGTTTTAACAGATTTGAATACTTTCTCAGGAAAAAACCAGCAGAAATTGCTTAAGAAAGCTATGAAGGAAGAGGAGGAAATCAGTAAAGAGGCCGAGAAAATTGTTAAGTGGGCAAAGCAAGCCTCTGCCAGGATGGAGATTTCCTGCATTGAAGATGATCTCAGTGACAATGAGAGTTTCCAATGA
- the LOC113780358 gene encoding probable disease resistance protein RF9, whose protein sequence is MVQVEVTEFPTTTTIRYNSCWLHGHMRELCLMKCIEEDFLKVVDFRDKSGEVKFWDPHPIIGSNDTYRLAIHTDRDVDGDAIVTQEISEQQLRSFISINLGQGENWSAEIAWSPKIFNKFKYLHVLDFQFYSFGDNKILEVIEELIHLRFLSFCNSNMDELTLGIFNLPFLQSLDLRLDYWNVPTKVPNQNVKWKAKRLRNIFFENTDARLVDQGKFRLLGLDQLERLSNFCSETMEVRDLCKLVTLHYFSATIFGNESLSLVLSCIEENWPRIRHVEIHIKNCHFTSLQNENGASNLLRKVFMSRNLHGLSIEGGLGRGLANLGSELAIKLHWLELIRSEMVEDPLEMLEKLPNLRKLRLVGAFVGKEMVCHAMGFPNLKHLVLQGLHNLEKLRVDEGAMCNLSRLHNSH, encoded by the coding sequence ATGGTTCAAGTAGAAGTGACTGAGTTTCCCACAACAACAACAATCCGGTACAATTCTTGCTGGCTTCATGGTCATATGAGAGAACtatgtttgatgaaatgtataGAAGAAGATTTTCTTAAGGTTGTGGATTTTCGAGACAAATCTGGAGAAGTAAAATTCTGGGATCCTCATCCAATAATTGGCAGTAATGATACATATAGATTGGCTATCCATACAGACAGAGACGTTGATGGTGATGCTATTGTTACACAAGAAATATCTGAACAACAACTACGCTCCTTCATATCCATTAATCTCGGACAAGGTGAAAATTGGTCTGCAGAAATTGCATGGTCCCCAAAAATATTTAACAAGTTTAAGTACCTTCATGTTCTAGATTTTCAATTCTACAGTTTTGGGGACAACAAGATATTAGAAGTTATCGAGGAGCTGATCCATCTGAGGTTTCTAAGCTTTTGCAACTCTAATATGGATGAGTTGACATTGGGAATATTCAATTTGCCCTTCTTACAAAGCCTAGATCTACGGCTGGATTATTGGAACGTCCCCACCAAAGTGCCAAATCAGAATGTCAAGTGGAAAGCTAAAAGACTGAGAAACATCTTCTTTGAGAATACCGATGCAAGGCTAGTTGATCAAGGGAAATTCAGATTACTTGGTTTAGATCAGCTGGAGAGACTATCTAATTTTTGCAGTGAAACAATGGAAGTAAGAGATCTCTGCAAGTTGGTTACCCTTCATTACTTCTCTGCCACGATTTTTGGTAATGAAAGCCTTTCTTTAGTCCTCAGTTGCATTGAAGAGAATTGGCCCCGTATTAGACATGTGGAGATTCATATCAAGAATTGTCATTTTACCagcttgcaaaatgaaaatGGGGCTTCCAATCTTTTAAGGAAGGTTTTCATGTCCCGCAACCTACATGGCTTGTCAATCGAAGGAGGCCTAGGTAGAGGACTAGCCAATTTGGGATCAGAATTGGCAATAAAGCTGCATTGGCTGGAATTGATTCGATCTGAGATGGTAGAAGACCCCTTGGAAATGTTGGAGAAGCTTCCCAACCTAAGAAAGCTTCGATTGGTTGGAGCTTTTGTTGGGAAAGAAATGGTTTGTCATGCAATGGGCTTTCCCAATCTCAAACATCTTGTGCTCCAAGGATTGCACAACTTAGAGAAGTTGAGGGTTGATGAAGGAGCCATGTGCAATCTCTCTAGACTTCACAATTCACATTGA